The following are from one region of the Negativicutes bacterium genome:
- a CDS encoding zinc ribbon domain-containing protein, translating into MKSIKPGRGPSMMSGITSLAVGVFGIVWTFAAASMGAPGFFSLFGVFFVLMAVVSGIYNIRNATAEQRYSAFDITDGSEEADPLNQHFGAAPEQTDPAAAQSDGQFCPYCGAAVEEDYSYCRQCGKKL; encoded by the coding sequence ATGAAAAGTATCAAACCCGGACGCGGTCCCTCCATGATGAGCGGTATCACTTCCCTGGCGGTGGGAGTCTTTGGCATCGTCTGGACTTTTGCCGCCGCTTCCATGGGCGCACCCGGTTTCTTTAGCCTGTTTGGTGTCTTTTTTGTCCTGATGGCGGTTGTCAGCGGAATTTACAATATCCGCAATGCCACTGCGGAACAGCGCTACTCTGCTTTTGATATTACCGATGGAAGCGAAGAAGCAGACCCGCTGAATCAGCACTTTGGCGCAGCTCCCGAGCAGACTGACCCCGCGGCAGCCCAAAGCGACGGACAATTTTGCCCCTATTGCGGCGCCGCCGTAGAGGAAGATTACAGCTATTGCCGCCAATGCGGCAAGAAACTCTAA
- a CDS encoding NUDIX hydrolase produces the protein MRALNIVVVYDPTGENLLFCKRRKKPFLGLYNFVGGKLEPGEEPLQAAYRELQEETGIPPQLIDLRHFMDFTYYLDDLLLQVFVGKLKQPFAVHGTENQLLWLPTEQNFFDETVFAGHGNIGHILAMLNDPTAQKF, from the coding sequence ATGCGAGCCTTAAATATTGTGGTGGTCTATGATCCAACCGGAGAAAATCTGCTCTTTTGCAAACGCCGCAAGAAACCCTTTCTGGGCTTGTATAACTTTGTGGGCGGCAAACTGGAGCCGGGAGAAGAGCCGCTGCAAGCTGCTTACCGTGAACTGCAGGAAGAAACCGGCATCCCGCCGCAACTGATTGACCTGCGTCATTTTATGGACTTCACTTATTACTTGGATGATCTGCTGCTGCAGGTCTTTGTGGGCAAATTAAAACAGCCGTTTGCGGTGCATGGCACGGAAAACCAACTGCTTTGGTTACCAACAGAGCAGAACTTCTTTGACGAAACTGTTTTTGCCGGTCACGGTAATATCGGCCATATCTTAGCCATGCTGAACGATCCCACCGCGCAGAAGTTTTAG